The following are from one region of the Palaeococcus ferrophilus DSM 13482 genome:
- a CDS encoding integrase, translating into MNAVVLQVIPSKASLLKTHTILPPALCEAKGCMAGRAGFEPATFGSGGTKMGGTPLKMPIEKSEPLKLLLWEKERLLPKWHNWARQHLSEKTLNEYEKILKKYNTVHDLLKINDSPKNHRLAFRSLAKFLHEENIIDDDIYTKIKKLIKLKKTKIDPRIYSDDEIKQILSLAPNRKHQLYLRLVVESGLRRSHAVEAFNRIVKKKYTIHGDIAEVQLNINNKTKRAFICLCSAELAEEIAKLGEKMTYNVSGNLAKRKRVLYNAIRKWWYTTARENGMDPDVADFIQGRSPSSIGVKHYLDVMRLSKKQYPAVLSYIKENIYSGIRIENEERLLASTHTSKRKRRNKRRRGRKR; encoded by the coding sequence GTGAATGCAGTTGTTTTACAAGTAATCCCCTCAAAAGCAAGCTTGTTAAAAACGCATACCATTCTTCCGCCAGCGCTTTGCGAAGCAAAGGGCTGTATGGCGGGCCGGGCGGGATTTGAACCCGCGACCTTCGGCTCCGGAGGCACCAAAATGGGTGGAACGCCTCTAAAAATGCCGATTGAGAAAAGTGAGCCTCTAAAATTGCTCCTTTGGGAGAAAGAACGACTGCTTCCAAAATGGCACAACTGGGCACGGCAGCACCTTTCGGAGAAGACACTGAACGAATACGAGAAAATCCTGAAGAAATACAACACTGTCCACGACCTACTCAAAATCAATGACTCCCCAAAAAACCATAGGCTTGCATTCCGCTCACTGGCAAAGTTTCTCCATGAGGAGAACATCATAGATGACGACATATACACAAAAATCAAAAAGCTCATAAAACTCAAGAAAACAAAAATAGACCCTCGGATCTATTCTGATGACGAAATCAAACAGATCCTCTCCCTAGCCCCCAACCGCAAACACCAACTATACCTGAGACTAGTTGTAGAAAGCGGCTTACGTCGCAGTCACGCAGTAGAAGCATTCAATAGAATTGTCAAGAAGAAATACACCATACATGGGGATATCGCAGAAGTTCAACTCAACATCAATAATAAAACAAAACGAGCATTCATCTGCCTCTGCTCAGCAGAACTAGCAGAGGAAATCGCCAAACTGGGAGAGAAAATGACTTATAACGTCTCTGGGAATTTAGCAAAGCGTAAACGTGTTTTATACAACGCAATTCGCAAGTGGTGGTACACTACTGCTCGTGAGAACGGCATGGATCCGGACGTGGCGGACTTTATACAGGGTCGCTCTCCCTCTTCGATTGGAGTGAAACACTATCTCGACGTCATGCGACTCTCAAAAAAGCAGTACCCCGCAGTGCTCTCATATATCAAGGAAAATATATACTCTGGTATACGCATTGAAAACGAGGAAAGACTTCTAGCGTCAACTCACACAAGCAAAAGAAAAAGAAGGAACAAAAGAAGAAGAGGTCGTAAGAGGTGA
- a CDS encoding CGP-CTERM sorting domain-containing protein, giving the protein MKTPIFSRDRRSKAWRKKIRKSIIGVVIILFLSLTIIQVHAQSDAGVKIEWEKTFGGNGEDFAYSIQQTSDGGYIIAGATNSFGAGYYDVYLVKIDSAGNLQWEKTFGGEGMEGKHDSIIKPMVDVRQTTDGGYVVVSYTYSFDANYKDVYLVKTDPNGNLQWQRTFDAGGFEEGHSIQQTTDGGYVIAGFTDSFGSGDDDVYVIKLSPGGQGGTTSTVQTQTSSSPQTETSTNFPTSSPSTTQTGPYPSPSRTTSTSESSKGVTFSVTCGPGLIALFPLLPLFWRRRRK; this is encoded by the coding sequence ATGAAAACCCCTATTTTTTCCCGAGACCGGCGTTCCAAAGCCTGGAGAAAAAAGATTAGAAAGTCCATAATCGGCGTGGTAATAATCCTGTTTTTGAGCTTGACGATTATCCAAGTGCATGCCCAATCGGACGCAGGAGTAAAGATTGAGTGGGAGAAGACCTTTGGAGGGAACGGTGAGGACTTTGCCTATTCCATCCAGCAGACTTCCGATGGTGGCTACATAATAGCCGGTGCTACAAATTCGTTCGGTGCTGGTTACTATGACGTTTACCTGGTCAAGATTGACTCAGCGGGTAACCTCCAATGGGAGAAGACCTTCGGTGGAGAGGGGATGGAGGGTAAGCATGATTCCATTATCAAACCTATGGTTGATGTTCGGCAGACTACGGACGGGGGGTACGTGGTGGTCAGCTACACGTACTCGTTCGATGCAAACTACAAGGACGTTTATCTGGTCAAGACTGACCCTAACGGGAACCTTCAGTGGCAGAGGACATTTGATGCTGGTGGTTTTGAGGAGGGTCATTCCATCCAGCAGACTACGGATGGGGGCTATGTAATAGCTGGGTTCACGGACTCCTTCGGTTCAGGCGATGATGATGTCTACGTGATCAAGCTCTCGCCTGGCGGCCAAGGGGGCACAACTTCTACGGTTCAAACCCAAACAAGTTCGTCCCCGCAAACGGAGACATCAACTAACTTTCCGACCAGTTCGCCAAGCACAACTCAGACCGGACCCTACCCTTCGCCTTCACGCACCACTTCGACTTCAGAATCTTCGAAGGGGGTGACTTTTAGCGTCACCTGCGGTCCGGGACTGATTGCGCTCTTCCCGCTTCTTCCACTTTTCTGGAGAAGGCGGAGGAAGTAG
- a CDS encoding 50S ribosomal protein L40e: protein MARFPEAEARLFKKYVCLKCGATNPWKAKRCRKCGYTKLRPKAKEPRGAGR from the coding sequence ATGGCGAGATTCCCGGAAGCTGAAGCAAGGCTCTTTAAGAAGTACGTCTGCCTCAAGTGCGGCGCCACAAACCCGTGGAAGGCCAAAAGGTGCAGGAAGTGCGGTTACACCAAGCTCAGACCAAAGGCAAAAGAGCCGAGGGGAGCTGGTCGCTGA
- a CDS encoding minichromosome maintenance protein MCM — protein sequence MSKVRYDISTPKLPRELGQESIGKQVLVEGVVSRISEVLSYPQKVTFVCRVCGHRMEESCKPWEKPIKLRKCEKCKSKDIEIDGMNSYSERYQIFRIQDPPEALEDGTLPMYIDGVITGSLVGNLKLGSRVRITGTLTVASRNVSGNQGFVLNNVLEAIHVDEVTGELSKWSIQDGDIRKFHEEIQRKDFKQRIINSILPNIKGYNRLKECLLLALLGGSGINLRDGTRLRKNIHVLVVDEQQKASQVLNAMTKIFPGMIYVEGSSLQRAELVAKTTRDELTRKRLVEAGPLTLANGNIVIIEELDKLPKRDKDTLAKVMEQEVASITQAGINSRFPVQTTVIAVINPRPNAPNNPEPLTSRLNISPKLLSVFDLVCVVPEVSGENNTEDHYDLEFVRKFILYARKLNPVISREVLDSIEDHYETIRDKETDLGLSSSNAHLQFIIRLAIAHAKLYLRETVTKEDAKAAIELVENVLGREYTESTPTRLNKAEKIEIIRDIVYQFGSSTPQGVSEEKLIEEATKRGIPENEVQGIVSMLIYRGEVYMPSFRHYKLTL from the coding sequence ATGAGCAAAGTTAGATATGACATCTCTACACCCAAGCTTCCAAGGGAACTTGGACAGGAGAGCATTGGGAAGCAAGTATTGGTTGAGGGTGTTGTTTCAAGGATCAGCGAAGTGCTTTCTTACCCGCAGAAGGTGACTTTTGTTTGCAGAGTTTGTGGCCATAGAATGGAAGAATCATGTAAACCTTGGGAAAAGCCAATAAAACTAAGAAAATGTGAGAAGTGTAAGTCTAAAGACATAGAGATAGATGGCATGAACAGTTACTCTGAGAGATACCAGATATTTCGTATCCAAGATCCACCAGAAGCTCTTGAAGATGGGACTCTCCCAATGTATATTGACGGGGTTATTACTGGATCGCTGGTTGGCAATCTAAAACTAGGAAGTCGCGTGAGAATTACAGGAACTCTTACTGTGGCATCTAGGAACGTAAGTGGAAATCAGGGCTTTGTGCTGAATAACGTATTGGAAGCTATCCATGTTGATGAAGTAACTGGTGAGTTGAGCAAATGGAGCATACAGGATGGGGACATCCGCAAGTTCCATGAGGAAATCCAAAGAAAGGATTTCAAGCAGAGGATTATCAACTCAATACTTCCTAACATCAAAGGATACAACCGTCTAAAAGAATGTCTGCTCTTGGCCTTGCTTGGAGGATCTGGGATCAATCTCCGAGATGGCACAAGATTACGGAAGAATATCCATGTGTTGGTAGTTGACGAGCAACAGAAAGCAAGTCAAGTCTTGAATGCTATGACAAAAATATTTCCAGGAATGATCTATGTTGAAGGGTCTAGCCTACAGAGAGCAGAACTTGTCGCTAAAACTACACGCGATGAGCTAACTCGAAAAAGACTCGTTGAAGCAGGCCCCCTAACTCTGGCAAATGGCAATATCGTCATAATCGAAGAACTTGATAAGCTTCCAAAACGGGATAAGGACACTCTCGCTAAAGTCATGGAGCAAGAAGTTGCTTCAATTACACAAGCGGGCATCAATAGCAGATTCCCAGTACAAACTACCGTTATTGCAGTGATCAACCCTAGGCCTAACGCACCAAACAATCCAGAGCCTCTAACTTCTAGGTTGAACATAAGCCCAAAGCTACTAAGTGTCTTCGACTTAGTTTGTGTTGTGCCCGAAGTTTCTGGGGAAAACAATACTGAAGATCACTATGACCTCGAGTTTGTGAGGAAGTTTATACTATATGCTCGGAAACTCAATCCAGTCATTTCTAGGGAAGTGCTTGATAGTATTGAAGACCATTATGAAACTATCAGAGATAAAGAGACTGATTTAGGTCTTTCTTCCTCTAACGCACATCTCCAGTTCATCATACGCCTTGCAATTGCTCACGCAAAGCTATATCTACGAGAGACAGTCACTAAAGAAGACGCCAAAGCAGCTATCGAACTCGTTGAAAATGTGCTAGGGAGAGAGTATACTGAAAGCACACCAACTCGTTTGAATAAAGCAGAAAAGATAGAAATTATCCGCGATATAGTATACCAATTTGGATCATCGACACCTCAGGGTGTTTCTGAGGAAAAGCTCATAGAAGAAGCAACTAAGAGAGGTATCCCCGAGAATGAAGTACAGGGGATAGTATCGATGCTAATATACCGTGGAGAGGTATATATGCCTAGCTTTAGGCATTATAAACTAACATTATAA
- a CDS encoding Cdc6/Cdc18 family protein: protein MSNEKNVRKSLLRKHAQTKSVLIHPEYLSESYVPSNLLFREDEIAKIFENVGPFLAHSITLNLFIHGPPGVGKTAAARLVERTYNRVATTQNIPSRAIYVSAKDKTYRYTLIDLATALSAEKRGPAISEVYDSIVDAIKRRDIRYLIIVDEIDKMKTYSGVNPIDDLAYGLSRLNESVGRPAVNLILITNQWRIMREQLSAPSLSSLTPIPIHFRPYMSHELFKILEDRVKSAFLPGTVDEGAIALLADLIQRESRDLHWAFLVLRNASRFLENGKVTEDSIWKAIEEV, encoded by the coding sequence ATGAGCAATGAGAAGAATGTTCGGAAAAGTCTTCTCCGCAAGCATGCTCAGACAAAAAGCGTGCTAATACACCCTGAGTACCTCTCGGAATCATACGTGCCCTCGAACTTGCTGTTTAGGGAGGACGAGATTGCTAAAATCTTTGAGAACGTGGGCCCATTCTTAGCTCACTCAATCACCCTAAACTTATTCATCCACGGGCCACCCGGCGTGGGGAAAACCGCCGCCGCAAGACTAGTAGAAAGGACCTATAACAGAGTCGCTACCACCCAGAACATCCCCTCCAGAGCCATTTACGTATCAGCTAAGGACAAGACATACAGGTACACCCTCATAGACCTTGCAACAGCTCTCTCCGCTGAGAAGAGGGGGCCCGCCATCTCAGAAGTGTATGATTCAATAGTGGATGCAATAAAACGTCGGGACATTAGGTACTTGATAATCGTGGACGAGATTGACAAGATGAAGACTTACTCTGGGGTCAATCCAATTGATGATTTAGCATACGGCCTCTCCAGACTAAACGAGAGTGTGGGAAGACCAGCAGTGAACTTGATACTGATTACAAACCAGTGGAGAATTATGAGGGAACAACTTTCAGCCCCTTCCCTCTCATCACTTACTCCGATACCCATCCACTTCAGACCATACATGTCTCATGAACTGTTCAAAATACTCGAAGATAGAGTGAAAAGTGCCTTCCTTCCCGGAACAGTAGACGAAGGAGCCATTGCCCTGCTTGCAGACCTCATTCAGCGTGAGAGTCGTGACTTACACTGGGCTTTCCTTGTCCTGAGAAACGCGTCTAGATTCCTAGAAAACGGAAAAGTCACTGAGGATTCCATATGGAAAGCAATTGAAGAAGTGTGA
- a CDS encoding winged helix-turn-helix transcriptional regulator produces MEFALPRSALKVLTALEKLGPASSKELSEKAGMSERTVRYALGILKEKGIVEELYLLGDTRRRTYRLRVM; encoded by the coding sequence ATGGAGTTTGCTTTACCCCGTTCCGCGCTGAAGGTTCTCACGGCCCTGGAGAAGTTGGGCCCCGCCTCTTCTAAGGAGCTGTCGGAGAAGGCTGGAATGTCCGAAAGGACCGTCCGCTACGCCCTTGGCATTCTGAAGGAAAAAGGAATTGTGGAGGAGCTCTACCTCCTGGGGGACACAAGGAGGAGGACCTACCGCCTCAGGGTTATGTAG
- a CDS encoding PadR family transcriptional regulator: MTSPMDRLKEKLTKEVLWIYILSLLKERPMYAYELKAKIKERFNFEPATVSSYVVLYKLEKDGYVTAHWQESETGKPSRKYYELTDEGKKLLEEGIKFIENMAKNLRE, encoded by the coding sequence ATGACAAGCCCGATGGACAGGCTTAAAGAAAAGCTGACGAAGGAAGTTCTCTGGATATACATCCTCAGCCTCCTGAAGGAGAGGCCGATGTACGCTTACGAGCTCAAAGCGAAGATAAAGGAGCGCTTTAACTTCGAGCCCGCCACCGTGAGCTCCTACGTGGTTCTTTACAAACTCGAGAAGGATGGTTACGTTACCGCCCACTGGCAGGAGAGCGAGACTGGAAAACCGTCGAGGAAGTACTACGAGCTTACCGACGAGGGGAAAAAGCTTCTCGAAGAGGGGATTAAGTTCATCGAAAATATGGCAAAGAATTTGAGGGAGTGA